Proteins from a genomic interval of Plasmodium reichenowi strain SY57 chromosome 13, whole genome shotgun sequence:
- a CDS encoding hypothetical protein (conserved Plasmodium protein, unknown function) — protein sequence MSEQDYLPIEIKDALISLHDEHFNYQKYLNVLKDYIYLDPIKNMNTLIDYIVDNINNSDIEKNICHYLSDVIIYIEDINKIVNEENNTIEEKLDENDYSNSLYYEEYRIKVKDEKLKKYNVGDYRIDLIQNCTRNVNYLKLMYIVSNVILPKNGYVLFINIFHKHEINYQYKLLSLEYFANIANKINLDRAKYIAQILPLILEKFYNTDGEPYYNDNINNIDILLSMCKFVNILCDESIKAQEDDKQDVALYSIVAFIMRIICYHSVYLPINRNVEKLGKYIYYDDINYNECLKEYSNLTYNLYKSKKHIIIKNCLSSLIWRLSIINPNLPRTIERVNIIIPNTKACVLENSTMEISILCYLILIERVNINAFPLVFSELYLLNLMIRNSYNLILCVSKAKESLRDSLLIKAYHFILVCCFLSKSIYRKNKEYYTNIYKFKWRPYDFLKLIYETIHNYNHLKFYTKHIYYSISNIMRNFQWDIFYSIYNRLIIESSSDTVRSIISSYVKDELFKKMFHVIENVQDIDVITDESITQKILKAEGANNFVKEKSINNKHYSSTNDYNNNDNDDDIKNNRNDINKEHIPYNMTSYIQSKNSKENEIHKLGCQIKKIVHQLIGEESVLLYIDSITVALNIIKMILLNKKFTQFYKYIINIDETSTCFIQNKMKYFYDQIKIEKSVLSYENQKSNNSITQINDNKDILHTEQNLNTTFNNINMNKLDIVLMLLSDIEKTITEIKQNVNTNTNTNTNTNTNTNTNANTNTNTNTNTNTNTNTNTNTNTNINTNTNTKG from the coding sequence atgaGTGAACAAGATTACTTACCAATTGAAATTAAGGATGCCTTAATTTCTTTACATGATGAACATTTCAAttatcaaaaatatttgaacGTATTAAAggattatatatatttagatccaataaagaatatgaaCACTTTAATTGATTATATTGTcgataatattaataacaGTGATATagagaaaaatatttgtcattatttatcagatgtaattatatatatagaagatataaataaaattgtaaatgaagaaaataatactATAGAAGAAAAGTTAGATGAAAATGATTACTCAAATagtttatattatgaagaatatcgtataaaagtaaaagatgagaaattaaaaaaatataatgtagGTGATTATCGTATAGACCTTATACAAAATTGTACTAGAAATGTAAATTACTTAAAATTAATGTATATTGTTAGTAATGTAATATTACCAAAAAATGGgtatgttttatttattaatatatttcataaacatgaaattaattatcaatataaattattatcattagAATATTTTGCAAATATTgcaaataaaattaatttagATAGAGCTAAATATATTGCACAAATCCTTCCACTTATTTTAGAAAAATTCTATAATACAGATGGAGAAccttattataatgataatataaataatatagatatattattatctatgTGTAaatttgttaatatattatgtgaTGAATCTATAAAAGCACAAGAAGATGATAAACAAGATGTTGCATTATATTCAATAGTTGCATTTATTATGAGAATTATTTGTTATCATAGTGTATATTTACCTATTAATAGAAATGTAGAAAAATTaggtaaatatatttattatgatgatattaATTATAACGAATGCTTAAAAGAATATAGTAACttaacatataatttatataaatcaaaaaaacatatcataataaaaaattgtttATCTTCATTAATATGGAGACTTTCTATTATTAATCCAAACTTACCTAGAACAATAGAAAGagttaatattattattcctAATACAAAAGCATGTGTTCTTGAAAATTCTACTATGGAAATATCTATACTTTGTTATTTAATTTTGATAGAAAGAGTTAATATAAATGCCTTTCCTCTTGTTTTCTCAgaattatatttacttaATTTAATGATTAGAAATAGctataatttaattttatgtGTCTCCAAAGCAAAGGAAAGTTTACGAGATAGCTTACTTATTAAAGCATATCATTTTATTCTCGTGTGCTGCTTTTTATCGAAATCtatttatagaaaaaataaagaatattatactaatatttataaatttaaatggAGACCTTATGATTTTcttaaattaatatatgaaaccatacataattataatcacttaaaattttatacgaaacatatttattattctaTAAGTAATATTATGAGGAATTTTCAGTGGGACATTTTctattctatatataacaGATTGATAATTGAATCGTCATCCGACACCGTAAGAAGTATTATATCATCTTATGTAAAGGATGAgctttttaaaaagatgTTCCATGTTATTGAGAATGTTCAAGATATTGATGTTATAACAGACGAGTCTATCActcaaaaaatattaaaagcAGAAGGTGCTAACAATTTTGTCAAGGAAAAGAgcataaataataaacattaTTCTTCTActaatgattataataataatgataatgatgatgatattaaaaataataggaatgatattaataaagaaCATATCCCTTATAATATGACTTCTTATATACAATCAAAAAAttcaaaagaaaatgaaatacATAAATTAGGATGccaaataaaaaaaatagttCATCAACTTATAGGAGAAGAATCtgttcttttatatatagattCAATCACTGTAgcattaaatataataaaaatgattttgttaaataaaaagtttacacaattttataaatatataataaatatagatGAAACATCTACATGTTtcatacaaaataaaatgaaatatttttatgatcaAATAAAGATAGAAAAATCAGTATTATCATATGAAAATcaaaaaagtaataattCCATAACacaaataaatgataataaggatattttacatactgagcaaaatttaaatactacatttaataatattaacatGAACAAACTGGATATTGTTCTTATGCTTTTATCCGATATAGAAAAAACTATAACAGAAATAAAGCAAAATGTAAACACAAATACAAACACAAACACAAACACAAATACAAACACAAATACAAACGCAAATACAAACACAAACACAAACACAAATACAAACACAAACACAAACACAAACACAAATACAAACACAAACATAAACACAAA